The Candidatus Glassbacteria bacterium genome includes a region encoding these proteins:
- a CDS encoding ADP-ribosylglycohydrolase family protein gives MRLFAPGSTAIVCLALLAAAACSTGSGTVRISSETMRDKIKGGWVGQTVGVCFGGPTEFGWTGTWIGDEVPLEYSAEQLVRYFNNDDLYMDLAFMAVLDSAGLDASSEALALKFANAGFRLWHANQSGRWNILHGIMPPASGYWKNNPHADDIDFQIEADFIGMLCPAMPASALEICDRVGHIMNYGDGYYGGVFVAAMYSHAFVEGDISVVVEKSLESLPVESEYYRTIKDVLTWWRQYPGDWQRCWFEVQKKWANDRGCPECALLPGNIDAKLNGAYIAIGLLYGGGDFGRTLDISTRCGQDSDCNPSNAAGILGTMIGFSNIPEEWLVGLDQIENEKFAYCDYSLNEAYEVTYRLAGEIVTRGGGSVGESTWIIEREKPQRPPLEVAFEGLTPTARHSLTNSGDSLYTLAFEGRAFVVNGFVHWEGGECECEVYVDDKLIEQVTLPSDARIWRIPLFWNYDLEPGSHELVIRQVGGEGKMVMKEALIYE, from the coding sequence ATGAGGCTCTTTGCACCCGGTTCAACAGCGATAGTGTGTCTGGCGCTGCTGGCAGCCGCCGCATGCTCCACCGGCTCCGGCACTGTCAGGATCAGCTCCGAGACCATGAGGGACAAGATCAAGGGAGGCTGGGTCGGCCAGACTGTGGGCGTCTGTTTCGGTGGACCCACGGAATTCGGCTGGACCGGAACGTGGATCGGTGACGAGGTCCCGCTGGAATACAGCGCGGAGCAGCTTGTCAGGTATTTCAACAACGACGACCTCTACATGGACCTTGCGTTTATGGCCGTGCTCGACAGCGCCGGCCTGGATGCCTCGTCGGAGGCCCTCGCGCTGAAATTCGCCAACGCAGGATTCAGGCTCTGGCACGCCAACCAGTCGGGAAGGTGGAATATCCTGCACGGGATAATGCCTCCGGCCAGCGGATACTGGAAAAACAACCCGCACGCCGATGATATAGATTTCCAGATCGAGGCCGATTTTATCGGTATGCTGTGTCCGGCGATGCCGGCCTCGGCACTCGAAATCTGCGACCGGGTGGGGCATATCATGAACTACGGCGACGGTTATTACGGCGGTGTGTTCGTGGCGGCGATGTACTCCCACGCTTTCGTGGAAGGCGACATCTCCGTGGTGGTTGAAAAATCTCTCGAGAGCCTGCCTGTCGAAAGCGAATACTACCGGACGATCAAGGATGTGCTTACCTGGTGGCGCCAGTATCCAGGCGACTGGCAGCGCTGCTGGTTCGAGGTGCAGAAGAAATGGGCCAATGACCGCGGCTGCCCGGAGTGCGCGCTGCTGCCGGGAAATATAGACGCCAAGCTCAACGGAGCGTATATCGCTATCGGTCTGCTCTACGGCGGAGGAGATTTCGGCAGAACTCTCGATATCAGCACCCGCTGCGGCCAGGACTCCGACTGCAACCCTTCGAACGCAGCCGGGATACTCGGCACCATGATCGGGTTTTCCAATATTCCCGAGGAATGGCTCGTTGGACTCGACCAGATCGAAAACGAGAAATTCGCTTACTGCGACTACAGCCTCAACGAGGCGTACGAGGTTACCTACCGTCTGGCCGGCGAAATTGTAACCCGCGGAGGCGGCTCCGTGGGCGAAAGCACGTGGATTATCGAACGCGAAAAACCGCAACGGCCGCCGCTCGAGGTCGCTTTCGAGGGCCTGACCCCGACTGCCAGACACTCACTCACTAATTCGGGGGACAGCCTGTATACTCTGGCATTCGAGGGCCGGGCGTTCGTGGTCAACGGGTTCGTGCACTGGGAGGGCGGCGAGTGCGAGTGTGAAGTTTATGTCGACGACAAGCTGATCGAGCAGGTGACCCTGCCCAGCGACGCGCGGATCTGGCGCATCCCGCTTTTCTGGAACTATGACCTGGAACCGGGCAGCCATGAACTGGTGATCCGGCAGGTGGGCGGCGAGGGGAAAATGGTGATGAAAGAGGCGCTGATTTACGAATAA
- a CDS encoding MBL fold metallo-hydrolase has protein sequence MRLAKLVIQCALALLCAAAGASAKAPEQVAGGVYLVGGSCNVYAIVRGAAALLIDSGEGDVIGQLDALGVKNVEWVVHTHAHRDQCAATPRLAEMGARVAVLDEGERFYRDPAGFWNQFQLYIRYQFKPDSFKPARPIPVHRVLADGESLEWRGITLTALATPGHSVDHTAWLAEIGGSSGKKIAFTGDMIHSPGKVWNLFHFDHHYWDGGFEGVRKTLAGLDKVLEWGADMLLPSHGVPIGDPPAAVALLKENMHQLYEFSPEGEAEDEVAPPSRRVPQLIRQVSEHLYHVRPTGYVLLDGQGGALFYDYYSVPEENSRWGPSRIDTILKALDIERVEVAIPSHFHEDHLRGFPVLKKLGAQYWVFDNMADLLAHPSRYNLCCIAPEQIPADRVLHDNEVISWGPYTFRIIHFPGQTMYHQAMYGEVDGRKVMFMGDTDCYALGDQTMGRRNLKLHGISTFFNYYNLDQGRGYEKAMERMVEFDPELMLFAHSGPREGNMLTYQTNLDSIRLRRARVEKVLPHEDPNLGFDPNRFCFYPYSGSLSADGTLDAELRVRNHLARKMKTSIEFRLPPGWRAEPQSAELEVFGKTEAAVRFKIIAPSGEKLDGRRIVTARIIADGIDWGEFCEMLVEAD, from the coding sequence ATGAGGCTTGCCAAGCTTGTTATCCAGTGTGCGCTCGCGCTGCTCTGCGCTGCTGCCGGAGCGTCTGCCAAAGCGCCTGAGCAGGTGGCCGGGGGAGTCTACCTGGTCGGCGGCTCGTGCAACGTGTACGCGATCGTGCGCGGCGCTGCGGCGCTGCTGATCGACAGCGGCGAGGGCGACGTGATCGGTCAGCTCGATGCGCTGGGCGTGAAAAATGTAGAGTGGGTGGTCCATACCCACGCCCACCGCGACCAGTGCGCCGCTACTCCCAGGCTTGCGGAAATGGGTGCGCGGGTGGCGGTTTTGGACGAGGGAGAGCGGTTCTACCGCGATCCAGCCGGATTCTGGAACCAGTTCCAGCTTTATATCCGTTACCAGTTCAAGCCCGACTCGTTCAAGCCCGCCCGGCCGATACCTGTGCACAGGGTGCTGGCCGACGGTGAATCGCTGGAGTGGCGGGGGATCACGCTGACCGCGCTGGCCACTCCCGGCCACAGTGTGGACCACACCGCCTGGCTGGCCGAGATCGGCGGCAGCAGCGGCAAAAAAATCGCGTTCACCGGCGATATGATTCATTCCCCCGGCAAGGTTTGGAACCTGTTCCATTTCGACCATCACTACTGGGACGGCGGGTTCGAGGGGGTCAGGAAAACCCTGGCGGGTCTGGACAAAGTACTGGAATGGGGAGCGGATATGCTGCTGCCCTCCCATGGCGTGCCGATCGGCGATCCTCCCGCGGCGGTGGCCCTGCTGAAAGAGAATATGCACCAGCTTTACGAGTTCTCTCCAGAGGGCGAGGCCGAGGACGAGGTCGCTCCGCCATCGAGGCGCGTACCGCAGTTGATCCGGCAGGTCTCCGAACACCTCTACCATGTCCGCCCCACCGGTTATGTGCTGCTTGACGGCCAGGGCGGGGCGCTGTTCTACGACTATTATTCGGTGCCGGAAGAGAACTCCCGCTGGGGTCCCTCGCGGATCGACACGATTCTCAAAGCACTGGATATCGAGCGGGTCGAGGTGGCGATCCCGAGCCATTTCCACGAAGACCATCTCCGCGGATTCCCCGTGCTCAAGAAGCTGGGTGCGCAGTATTGGGTATTCGACAACATGGCCGACCTGCTGGCCCATCCCTCGCGCTACAACTTGTGCTGTATCGCCCCCGAACAAATTCCCGCCGACAGGGTCCTGCACGATAACGAGGTTATCAGCTGGGGGCCGTATACGTTTCGGATCATCCATTTCCCCGGGCAGACGATGTACCATCAGGCGATGTACGGCGAGGTGGACGGCCGCAAGGTGATGTTCATGGGCGATACTGACTGCTATGCCCTCGGCGACCAGACGATGGGCCGGCGCAATTTGAAGCTCCACGGGATCAGCACCTTTTTCAACTACTACAATCTGGACCAGGGGCGCGGATACGAAAAAGCGATGGAGCGGATGGTGGAGTTCGATCCCGAACTGATGCTGTTCGCCCACAGCGGCCCGCGCGAGGGAAACATGCTGACCTACCAGACCAATCTCGACTCGATCCGCCTCCGCCGGGCGCGGGTGGAAAAGGTGCTGCCCCATGAGGACCCCAACCTGGGGTTCGATCCCAACCGGTTCTGCTTCTATCCCTATTCAGGAAGCTTGAGCGCCGATGGTACTCTCGATGCCGAACTCCGTGTCCGCAACCACCTTGCCCGGAAGATGAAAACCAGCATCGAATTTCGCCTGCCGCCGGGCTGGCGAGCCGAGCCGCAGTCAGCCGAACTCGAGGTTTTCGGCAAGACTGAGGCTGCGGTCAGATTTAAGATAATCGCTCCGTCGGGGGAAAAACTTGACGGACGGCGGATTGTCACCGCCCGGATTATCGCCGACGGGATCGACTGGGGCGAGTTCTGCGAAATGCTTGTAGAGGCCGATTAG
- a CDS encoding DUF4091 domain-containing protein — translation MRTQFFLLLPALAVATVTLHAGVRVIPQPAEAKVTRIQTEIDSRSHVFDPSSGVITVAGAGGESVFFQVVVQVVDDTLEGVTAKLGELTGPGGTVADSRTIEFLCPLVKVYAPSTEAGRAGWYPDPLVLLDKPVHIEPYRWQNTYNQTFWFEIAIPRGLAAGTYGGRVSVSDSEGELAAFPLKLKVHGFDLPARQHQYAMFNCSRSWLGSYYDEDNLGGVSLDDMLAKYFDFMLERGIQPWFNPLIQPEYEDKGDRLELSWPNLHWEKHFLAQEAYRRVTFPALPREMERSLGEEEKFTPEFKRKVRDWVGGIWEHYKQNGWQSKVSFFAPVDEPNTLDEYKELIRWGRLIKEVDPEINFQVTEQPLPSRPEWPSLAQVANDWVVHGKSLESNREELIRVTGMGQKAVWYISCDQTWPMANYFIDEPGIDPRAVAWITYRYRLAGMLYWAVNFWPEVVSPWRDAVTWKRSECNAPLAGEGSLVYPGEEIARFCGQSNVAGPVSSIRFEQLRKGMQDVEYLYLLKELGMDDEAEKLCMDLVISADTFSRDPQRYEQAKARAAELIERAK, via the coding sequence ATGCGCACCCAGTTTTTCTTACTGCTGCCGGCTCTTGCCGTCGCCACGGTAACGCTTCATGCCGGTGTCCGTGTCATCCCGCAGCCGGCCGAGGCCAAGGTGACCAGAATCCAGACCGAGATTGACAGCCGGAGCCACGTGTTCGATCCGTCCAGCGGAGTGATCACCGTCGCCGGAGCCGGAGGTGAAAGCGTATTCTTCCAGGTGGTGGTCCAGGTGGTCGACGATACCCTGGAGGGAGTGACCGCGAAATTGGGCGAGCTGACCGGACCCGGCGGTACGGTTGCCGACAGCCGGACGATCGAGTTCCTCTGCCCGCTGGTGAAAGTCTACGCCCCCAGCACCGAGGCCGGCCGGGCCGGCTGGTACCCCGATCCGCTGGTGCTGTTAGATAAACCGGTGCATATCGAGCCCTACCGCTGGCAGAACACCTACAACCAGACATTCTGGTTCGAGATCGCCATTCCGCGCGGATTGGCCGCCGGGACCTACGGGGGCCGGGTGTCGGTCAGCGACAGCGAGGGAGAGCTGGCGGCATTCCCGCTAAAGTTAAAGGTCCACGGTTTCGACCTGCCCGCGCGCCAGCACCAGTACGCGATGTTCAACTGCAGCAGGAGCTGGCTGGGCAGCTACTACGATGAAGACAACCTGGGCGGGGTCAGCCTCGATGACATGCTGGCCAAATATTTCGATTTCATGCTCGAACGCGGGATCCAGCCCTGGTTCAACCCGCTGATCCAGCCGGAGTACGAGGACAAGGGCGACCGGCTGGAACTGAGCTGGCCCAATCTGCATTGGGAAAAGCATTTTCTCGCCCAGGAGGCCTACCGCCGGGTAACCTTTCCCGCGCTGCCGCGCGAGATGGAACGCTCGCTCGGCGAGGAGGAGAAATTTACCCCGGAGTTCAAGCGCAAGGTCAGGGACTGGGTCGGCGGGATCTGGGAGCACTACAAGCAGAACGGCTGGCAGAGCAAAGTTAGCTTTTTCGCGCCGGTAGACGAACCGAATACGCTGGACGAATACAAAGAGCTGATCCGCTGGGGCAGGCTGATCAAGGAGGTGGACCCGGAGATCAATTTCCAGGTTACCGAGCAGCCGCTGCCATCGAGACCCGAGTGGCCCAGTCTGGCTCAGGTAGCCAACGACTGGGTAGTGCACGGCAAGTCCCTTGAAAGCAACCGCGAGGAGTTGATCCGGGTAACCGGCATGGGTCAGAAAGCTGTCTGGTATATTTCCTGCGACCAGACCTGGCCGATGGCCAATTACTTTATCGACGAGCCGGGGATCGACCCCCGCGCGGTGGCCTGGATAACTTACCGCTACCGCCTGGCGGGAATGCTCTACTGGGCGGTCAATTTCTGGCCCGAGGTGGTCAGCCCGTGGCGCGATGCTGTCACCTGGAAACGCTCCGAGTGCAACGCTCCGCTGGCAGGCGAGGGCAGCCTGGTGTATCCGGGCGAGGAGATAGCAAGGTTCTGCGGGCAGAGCAACGTGGCCGGGCCGGTCAGCTCGATCCGGTTCGAACAGCTGCGCAAGGGCATGCAGGACGTGGAGTACCTTTACCTGCTCAAGGAACTCGGCATGGACGACGAAGCGGAAAAGCTGTGCATGGACCTGGTGATCAGCGCCGATACGTTCAGCCGCGACCCGCAACGCTACGAGCAGGCTAAAGCCCGCGCCGCGGAACTGATCGAGCGGGCGAAATAA
- a CDS encoding ATP-binding cassette domain-containing protein: MADNVLVMEDVTKSFGGNTAVDSLSASFPRGCIYGFLGPNGAGKTTAIRMVMDILRPDSGRIELLGGTAPGQGKDRIGYLPEERGMYRKMKAADFLIFIGRLKGMSPSDASRSAARWLAALDLDSRAGSKIEEYSRGMQQKLQFATTVINEPELLILDEPFSGLDPINLEVVKQQMLDLRTSGTTIIFSTHMMEHAEKLCDRILLINKGRKVIDGTMEQIRSRGAENVLLIETAADENSVAAMDGVQSAVREQGLLTVTMSDGGSHREFLRRLLELADVRSFRVRTPSLHETFVSLVSGKGESDAE; the protein is encoded by the coding sequence ATGGCAGACAACGTACTCGTAATGGAGGATGTGACTAAGAGTTTCGGCGGCAATACCGCCGTCGACTCGCTCTCAGCTTCATTCCCCAGGGGTTGCATCTATGGTTTCCTGGGCCCCAACGGGGCGGGCAAGACCACCGCGATCCGGATGGTGATGGACATCCTCCGTCCCGACAGCGGACGGATTGAGCTGCTGGGCGGCACCGCCCCCGGCCAGGGCAAGGACCGGATCGGCTACCTGCCCGAGGAGCGCGGGATGTACCGTAAGATGAAAGCCGCCGATTTCCTCATCTTTATCGGCCGGCTCAAGGGCATGAGCCCCTCGGACGCCAGCCGGTCGGCAGCTCGATGGCTGGCCGCGCTGGACCTCGATTCACGCGCGGGCAGCAAGATCGAGGAATACTCGCGGGGGATGCAGCAGAAACTCCAGTTCGCCACCACCGTGATCAACGAACCGGAGCTGCTGATCCTCGATGAGCCGTTCAGCGGGCTCGACCCGATCAACCTGGAGGTGGTCAAACAGCAGATGCTCGATCTTCGCACCTCCGGAACAACAATCATCTTCAGCACCCACATGATGGAGCACGCCGAAAAGCTCTGCGACCGGATCCTGTTGATCAACAAGGGGCGCAAGGTGATCGACGGAACGATGGAGCAAATCCGCAGCCGTGGCGCAGAAAATGTCCTGCTGATCGAGACCGCAGCGGATGAGAACTCAGTGGCAGCGATGGACGGCGTACAGAGCGCCGTGCGCGAGCAGGGCCTGCTGACAGTGACCATGAGCGATGGCGGCAGTCACCGGGAGTTCCTGCGGCGGCTGCTTGAACTCGCCGATGTCCGCTCCTTCAGGGTGCGGACCCCCTCGCTGCACGAAACGTTTGTATCCCTGGTTTCCGGCAAAGGAGAGTCCGATGCTGAATAA
- a CDS encoding ABC transporter permease → MAAVTGSSCGGCLNSPMSAPSGCGPPRCTKRLYPWFPAKESPMLNKTLQISRREYLETVKTKAFIIGVLALPVIMIILMVVGGKMQEKAFTGPREDRHLAVLNHEESIDQTLRQMFGEYNSDNPGRKLVPHYQEMSEKEGKQAVRSEEFDALLVVDENTISGDGHARMFSLPSSDVTLQPTVRRIINKAVSTVRYHQNGLSPELINELSRGVWLEDIQLSDEGEGKINRMAGMFLPFIFLMLIFFGIMTSSQGLLNSIIEEKNDRVIEVLLAAVSPLEMMAGKILGQSAIGLTLVALYAVGGAVAASFSGFGSVLSTIGPDKIAVLVLNMLLGFLLFNSMFAAVGSSVNSIKEAQNFITPLMLVIVVPMMFWTAIVQQPHGTLAVVTSLLPPISPLVMIMRVAALPAVPWLQVILSLLILTVAVAAVVWAAARIFRVGILMYGKAPSLAEIFRWVRES, encoded by the coding sequence ATGGCGGCAGTCACCGGGAGTTCCTGCGGCGGCTGCTTGAACTCGCCGATGTCCGCTCCTTCAGGGTGCGGACCCCCTCGCTGCACGAAACGTTTGTATCCCTGGTTTCCGGCAAAGGAGAGTCCGATGCTGAATAAAACACTACAGATCTCCCGCCGGGAATACCTCGAAACAGTCAAAACCAAGGCGTTCATTATCGGTGTGCTGGCCCTGCCCGTGATTATGATTATCCTGATGGTCGTCGGGGGCAAAATGCAGGAGAAGGCGTTCACTGGTCCCCGCGAGGACCGTCACCTGGCCGTGCTGAACCACGAGGAATCCATCGATCAAACCCTCCGGCAGATGTTCGGGGAATACAACAGCGACAATCCCGGACGCAAACTGGTTCCCCATTATCAGGAGATGAGCGAGAAAGAGGGCAAGCAGGCCGTGCGCTCTGAAGAGTTCGATGCACTGTTGGTCGTGGATGAAAACACTATCAGCGGTGACGGTCACGCACGGATGTTCAGCCTGCCCTCCTCGGATGTGACTCTTCAGCCAACCGTGCGCAGAATAATCAACAAAGCGGTTTCCACGGTGCGTTATCATCAAAACGGCCTCAGCCCGGAGTTGATCAACGAGCTCTCGCGCGGCGTGTGGCTGGAAGATATCCAGCTCAGCGACGAGGGCGAGGGGAAAATCAACAGGATGGCCGGGATGTTTCTGCCGTTCATTTTCCTGATGCTGATCTTTTTCGGGATCATGACTTCCAGCCAGGGCCTGCTAAACAGCATTATCGAGGAAAAAAACGACCGGGTGATCGAGGTGCTGCTGGCCGCTGTCAGTCCGTTGGAGATGATGGCGGGCAAGATTCTGGGCCAGTCGGCTATCGGCCTTACGCTGGTGGCGCTCTACGCAGTCGGCGGTGCTGTGGCCGCCTCGTTCAGCGGTTTCGGCTCGGTGCTGTCCACTATCGGGCCGGATAAGATCGCGGTCTTGGTCCTGAACATGCTGCTGGGCTTCCTGCTGTTCAACTCCATGTTCGCGGCCGTGGGCAGCTCGGTCAACTCGATCAAGGAAGCCCAGAATTTCATCACCCCGCTGATGCTCGTAATCGTGGTGCCGATGATGTTCTGGACCGCGATCGTCCAGCAGCCCCACGGGACGCTGGCAGTGGTCACGTCATTGCTGCCGCCGATATCTCCGCTGGTGATGATCATGCGTGTGGCCGCCCTGCCCGCCGTACCCTGGCTGCAGGTTATCCTCTCCCTGCTGATTCTGACCGTGGCCGTGGCCGCGGTGGTCTGGGCCGCCGCGCGCATTTTCCGCGTGGGCATCCTGATGTACGGCAAGGCGCCCTCGCTGGCCGAGATTTTCCGCTGGGTGCGCGAGTCTTGA
- a CDS encoding Gfo/Idh/MocA family oxidoreductase — MPHDKNPSLAWGIITAGKIARKFCSGVLRSRTGSVAAVAARDLDRAEAFAGEFGIPQYFASYQALIEEPSVQAVYIGTPHPMHAEWAIAAANAGKHVLCEKPIGMNSAEAGRIVDAAREAGVFLMEAFMYRCHPQTARLVELVREGRVGELRAVRATFSYKGTYDLKSLKLDKKLGGGGILDVGCYPVSMTRLLVGAAHGSDFEQPVAIEAMACLGGESMVDEYATAILRFDGGVLAQLACGVQLAMDNTVTVFGSEGRLEVLSPWFCSGIEGGSASILVKNTLGELEEEIVTSTADWLYAIEADTVARNLDRRQAPPPAMTWDDTLGNMEVLDRWLESAGMSYD; from the coding sequence ATGCCACACGATAAAAATCCCAGTCTGGCCTGGGGCATAATCACCGCCGGCAAGATCGCCCGCAAATTCTGCAGCGGCGTGCTCCGCTCCCGGACCGGTTCGGTGGCCGCGGTGGCCGCCCGCGATCTCGACCGCGCCGAAGCTTTCGCCGGGGAGTTCGGAATCCCGCAATATTTCGCTTCTTACCAGGCCCTGATCGAGGAGCCCTCGGTGCAGGCGGTGTATATCGGCACGCCCCACCCCATGCACGCCGAGTGGGCGATTGCGGCCGCGAACGCGGGTAAGCACGTGCTGTGCGAGAAACCGATCGGGATGAACAGCGCCGAGGCCGGCCGGATAGTCGATGCGGCGCGCGAGGCCGGGGTGTTCCTGATGGAGGCGTTCATGTACCGCTGCCATCCCCAGACCGCCCGGCTGGTTGAGCTGGTGCGCGAGGGCCGGGTGGGCGAACTGCGCGCAGTCCGGGCCACGTTCAGCTACAAGGGTACTTATGACCTGAAGAGCCTCAAGCTCGACAAAAAACTCGGCGGCGGCGGGATTCTCGATGTCGGCTGCTATCCGGTCAGCATGACCCGCCTGCTGGTGGGGGCCGCCCACGGCAGTGATTTCGAGCAGCCGGTGGCAATCGAGGCGATGGCCTGTCTGGGCGGCGAGAGCATGGTGGACGAGTACGCCACGGCAATCCTGCGGTTCGACGGCGGGGTGCTGGCCCAGCTGGCCTGCGGCGTGCAGCTTGCGATGGACAACACCGTGACGGTGTTCGGCAGCGAGGGCCGGCTGGAGGTGCTCTCGCCATGGTTCTGCAGTGGTATCGAGGGCGGCTCGGCCAGTATCCTGGTTAAAAATACACTGGGCGAACTGGAAGAGGAAATAGTCACCTCCACCGCAGACTGGTTATATGCCATCGAGGCCGATACGGTGGCCCGCAATCTCGACCGCCGCCAGGCCCCGCCGCCGGCCATGACCTGGGACGACACCTTGGGCAACATGGAAGTCCTGGACCGCTGGCTGGAATCAGCCGGAATGAGCTACGACTAA
- a CDS encoding HAMP domain-containing protein, producing MFNKLRYRIAAYFAALMLVVMALVLVVVNVLISTHTNSVIELRFKEASDLFEQQLKSETRRLTTFGQVISRAPRLLAAAATGDHQTVLDLSQTLQSQVESELFTVVDETGLVLARVHEPDRWGDDVTGDPMIADALVGFARAGLVVDSGKLYQVAAVPMVSGGQRISGALKLGLEIDDEFAGLMKNLTGTDITFQIDNRVVASSLPAAERAHFGDYIANESSSRNAAEDDRGAAASFDVALEGERYRCAVVDLPLEGARYVIQRSIDREKGFLLQMQWLLVIVGLIALITVSVVSVLLARTIARPVSQLAEMSSRVAAGELDVRFVPATNDEIGALARSFNHMTDRLREYLEELENHRRNLERKVEERTAELASANQQLEIRNIRLSELSELSLATYEDHDILFNTITERARTLLGAEVAVLGRLSETGSQFLAASGIAREELEEESCLGQLRKIYEQQPEQEILISSLDPSSEDGAGGDVKFDYRSYVRVSIIVNDERWTSLCLLSRRDDAFSGQDIEVLGILRRILSTEIERSEWERQILAYAAEVEKANKAKSEFLANMSHELRTPMNAIIGFSELMDGGAPGELNDKQKRYISNIRSSGKHLLGLINEILDLSKVEAGVLDLNPERFIISDALANVESLIRGYASKKQLKITFKTGEGLKTLYGDQTRFKQILYNILSNAVKFTPEGGRVELNASLLENPAKLEQTSRLPAGQYLLVSVKDNGVGIAPEDHDKVWGEFRQVDSSYARKQEGTGLGMALTRRLVEMQGGRIWFESEEGRDTTFYFTFPLDGTEALRDLSTEQNTTD from the coding sequence GTGTTCAACAAGCTTCGCTACAGGATTGCAGCCTATTTCGCGGCGCTGATGCTGGTGGTGATGGCGCTGGTGCTGGTGGTGGTCAACGTGCTGATCAGCACGCACACCAACAGCGTTATCGAGTTGCGCTTCAAGGAAGCCAGCGACCTGTTCGAGCAGCAGTTAAAGAGCGAAACCAGGCGGCTCACCACTTTCGGGCAGGTTATCAGCCGCGCGCCCAGGCTGCTCGCCGCCGCCGCCACCGGCGACCACCAGACTGTTCTCGACCTGAGCCAGACCCTGCAGAGCCAGGTGGAAAGCGAACTGTTCACCGTCGTGGACGAAACCGGCCTGGTTCTGGCCAGGGTGCATGAACCGGATCGCTGGGGAGATGACGTCACCGGGGACCCGATGATCGCCGATGCGCTGGTCGGGTTTGCCCGGGCAGGGCTCGTGGTCGATTCCGGCAAGCTCTACCAGGTGGCCGCCGTTCCGATGGTCAGCGGGGGACAGCGTATCTCGGGAGCGCTGAAACTGGGCCTGGAAATCGACGACGAGTTCGCCGGGCTGATGAAAAACCTGACCGGCACCGATATCACTTTCCAAATCGATAACCGGGTTGTCGCCAGCAGCCTGCCGGCGGCCGAAAGGGCGCACTTCGGCGATTATATCGCCAACGAGTCCTCCAGCAGGAACGCAGCGGAAGACGACCGGGGCGCTGCGGCCTCGTTCGATGTCGCCCTGGAAGGCGAACGCTACCGCTGCGCTGTTGTCGATCTGCCGCTGGAGGGCGCCCGCTACGTGATCCAGCGCTCGATCGACCGGGAAAAGGGTTTCCTGCTCCAGATGCAGTGGCTCCTGGTGATTGTCGGCTTGATCGCGCTTATTACGGTCAGCGTGGTCAGTGTCCTGCTGGCCCGGACTATCGCCCGGCCGGTCAGCCAGCTGGCCGAGATGAGTTCCAGGGTCGCGGCCGGAGAGCTGGACGTCCGCTTTGTGCCCGCCACCAATGATGAGATAGGTGCGCTGGCCCGCAGTTTCAACCACATGACCGACCGCCTGCGCGAATACCTCGAGGAGCTGGAAAACCATCGCCGCAACCTGGAACGCAAGGTCGAGGAACGCACCGCCGAACTGGCGAGCGCCAACCAGCAGCTCGAAATCCGCAACATCAGGCTCAGCGAACTGAGCGAGCTGTCCCTGGCCACTTACGAGGACCACGACATTCTGTTCAATACGATCACCGAGCGGGCACGCACCCTGCTGGGCGCCGAGGTGGCCGTGCTGGGCCGGCTGAGCGAAACCGGCAGCCAGTTCCTGGCCGCCAGCGGAATCGCCCGCGAAGAGCTCGAGGAGGAAAGCTGCCTGGGACAACTCAGGAAAATTTACGAACAGCAGCCTGAACAGGAAATCCTGATCAGTTCTCTCGATCCTTCTTCGGAAGACGGTGCCGGGGGGGACGTGAAGTTCGATTACCGCAGTTACGTGCGCGTCTCGATCATCGTCAACGACGAGCGCTGGACCTCGCTCTGCCTGCTCAGCCGCCGGGACGATGCATTCTCCGGCCAGGATATCGAGGTCCTGGGTATCCTCCGCCGGATACTCTCCACCGAAATCGAACGCTCGGAGTGGGAGCGCCAGATCCTGGCCTACGCCGCCGAAGTGGAAAAAGCCAACAAAGCCAAGAGCGAGTTCCTGGCCAACATGAGCCACGAACTGCGCACCCCGATGAATGCCATTATCGGCTTCAGCGAACTGATGGACGGCGGGGCGCCGGGTGAGCTGAACGACAAGCAGAAACGCTATATCTCCAACATCCGCTCCAGCGGCAAGCACCTGCTGGGGCTGATCAACGAGATTCTCGACCTCTCGAAAGTGGAGGCCGGCGTGCTTGACCTCAACCCGGAACGATTTATCATATCCGATGCGCTGGCCAACGTGGAATCCCTGATCCGCGGCTATGCATCAAAGAAACAACTCAAAATTACGTTCAAGACCGGAGAAGGGCTGAAGACCCTGTACGGAGACCAGACGAGGTTCAAGCAGATTCTCTACAACATCCTCTCCAACGCGGTCAAGTTCACCCCCGAGGGCGGCAGGGTTGAATTGAACGCCTCCCTGCTGGAAAACCCGGCCAAGCTGGAGCAGACCAGCCGGTTGCCCGCCGGACAATACCTGCTGGTATCGGTCAAGGACAACGGCGTCGGGATCGCCCCCGAAGACCACGATAAAGTCTGGGGAGAGTTCCGTCAGGTCGACAGCAGTTACGCCCGTAAGCAGGAGGGCACGGGCCTGGGTATGGCGCTGACCCGCAGGCTGGTCGAGATGCAGGGCGGCCGGATCTGGTTCGAGAGCGAGGAGGGCAGGGACACCACGTTTTATTTCACCTTCCCGCTCGATGGCACCGAGGCGCTCCGGGACCTCTCCACCGAACAGAACACAACTGATTAA